A single Lolium perenne isolate Kyuss_39 chromosome 6, Kyuss_2.0, whole genome shotgun sequence DNA region contains:
- the LOC127321580 gene encoding F-box protein At5g03100: MMERMWRRAGAGDEDRISDLPDALRLQILSLLPLKSAIRTAALSSRWRALWEHRWPDPSSLRLRLPAPAQLAAAIDRRGRRRVDVLSLAFHAGQLAQPDLRRCLDYAAACGAEDVQLRLDGTTPRGARRRAGVLTVHFPVGSPLLARLSVRGLHVTASANAMVATLEVLHLHSVSITDAALRRVVAACPCLRDLDLRYCRHLRRIDFTAVGVGNLRTLTVVDCSRATELRVPVAPFLRSFRFSGPFLCSNLFTGVTEGFQQLYLCSGGPETGLPPTNLPSAIPRLANLTTLTICSIALQYVSASVATFIKGTSLSRLRELQLLMFGMANSNLADIFSFLKTCSCPHLERLFVQLPTNTHDSFTKNYLDVAEEEPPEGGLENLELVKMTNFKGHHNEMRLVDFLLRNASRLSKLLLLAPKEDHPQGIQKTHSDVLPHFQKGEILDKASASTQIFFSEPGSSQVQPLHSEIFIRF; the protein is encoded by the exons ATGATGGAGCGGATGTGGCGGCGCGCGGGGGCGGGCGACGAGGACCGCATCTCGGACCTCCCGGACGCGCTGCGCCTGCAGATTCTCAGCCTGCTGCCGCTCAAGTCCGCCATCCGCACCGCCGCGCTCTCCTCCCGCTGGCGCGCCCTCTGGGAGCACCGCTGGCCCGACCCCTCctccctccgcctccgcctccccgcccccgcccagctcgccgccgccatcgaccgCCGCGGGCGCCGCCGCGTCGACGTCCTCTCCCTCGCCTTCCACGCGGGCCAGCTCGCGCAGCCCGACCTGCGCCGCTGCCTCGActacgccgccgcctgcggggccGAGGACGTGCAGCTCCGCCTCGACGGCACCACTCCTCgcggcgcgcgccgccgcgcgGGCGTCCTCACCGTGCACTTCCCCGTGGGGAGCCCCCTCCTCGCGCGCCTCTCCGTGCGGGGCCTCCACGTCACCGCCTCCGCCAACGCCATGGTCGCCACGCTCGAGGTCCTCCACCTCCACTCCGTCTCCATCACCGACGCCGCGCTGCGCCGCGTCGTCGCCGCCTGCCCCTGCCTCCGCGACCTCGACCTCCGCTACTGCCGCCACCTCCGCCGCATCGACTTCACCGCCGTCGGGGTCGGCAACCTCAGGACGCTCACCGTCGTCGACTGCTCACGCGCCACCGAGCTGCGCGTGCCCGTCGCGCCCTTCCTCCGCTCGTTCCGATTCAGCGGACCGTTCCTCTGCAGCAACCTCTTCACAGGCGTCACCGAGGGGTTTCAGCAACTCTACCTCTGCTCAGGCGGGCCGGAAACAGGCCTGCCGCCCACAAACCTGCCCTCCGCGATTCCCCGCCTCGCCAACCTCACAACGCTCACCATATGCAGCATTGCCCTCCAG TATGTGTCTGCCTCCGTAGCGACCTTCATCAAGGGGACCAGCCTGTCCAGACTCAGGGAGCTTCAGCTGCTCATGTTCGGGATGGCCAACTCCAACCTCGCGGACATCTTCAGCTTCCTCAAGACCTGCTCCTGTCCTCACCTGGAGAGGCTCTTCGTGCAG CTGCCAACAAACACCCATGACTCCTTCACCAAGAACTACCTGGACGTGGCAGAGGAGGAACCGCCCGAAGGCGGATTAGAAAACCTCGAGTTGGTCAAGATGACAAACTTCAAGGGGCATCACAACGAGATGCGTCTCGTCGACTTCCTTCTCAGGAACGCCAGCCGCCTTAGCAAACTGCTCCTGCTTGCTCCCAAGGAGGATCACCCGCAGGGGATCCAGAAGACCCACTCGGACGTGCTGCCCCATTTTCAAAAGGGGGAAATTCTTGACAAGGCTTCAGCAAGCACCCAGATATTTTTCAGCGAGCCTGGTAGCTCCCAGGTCCAACCATTGCACTCGGAGATCTTcatcagattttag
- the LOC127321575 gene encoding sugar transport protein MST8 has protein sequence MPGAVIVHHARYKTYPGDVTGYVFYSCLVASVGGCIFGYDIGLTAGLTSTESFLIMFFPDIYRQQKEQVITNQYCKFDSQELSLFGSSLFLSAAVASLFASLMARTFGRKWTLFSAASAYVLGACMGGVATTFPILLTGRLLLGVGVGLCIHASPLYISEMAPAQQRGMLNILFQFMITIGILSASLANYFTAKFIGGWGWRVGLALGAVPGGVIALGSLAIPDTPISLLSRGETETARAVLSQIRGIGPDDVRQEFDDLVSACEESKAVVNPWRELFIGGRYKPQLVFALTVPFFQQLTGINVIMFYAPVLFKTMGFRQDASIVSSVITGLVNVFSTFVALCTADKVGRRALFLQGGTQMIISQILVGTFIGLQFGLSGTGAISEQYAMCIVLFICVYVAGFAWSWGPMGWLIPSEVYPLGVRSQAQSITVAVNMCFTAFIGQIFLTLLCHLRFGLFFFFGAWLLLMTLFIAVVLPETKCVPLEEVSHVWRKHWFWRKYIVDSSADARGAEMRKRIALEMS, from the exons ATGCCAGGAGCCGTGATCGTGCACCACGCCAGGTACAAGACATACCCTGGCGATGTCACCGGCTACGTCTTCTACTCCTGTCTCGTCGCCTCCGTCGGCGGCTGCATCTTCGGCTACGACATCGGCCTCACCG CCGGTCTGACGTCGACGGAGTCGTTCTTGATCATGTTCTTCCCGGACATCTACCGGCAACAGAAGGAGCAGGTGATCACGAACCAGTACTGCAAGTTCGACAGCCAGGAGCTGTCCCTCTTCGGCTCCTCGCTCTTCCTCTCCGCCGCCGTGGCCTCCCTCTTCGCCAGCCTCATGGCGCGAACCTTCGGCCGCAAGTGGACCCtcttctccgccgcctccgcctACGTCCTCGGCGCCTGCATGGGCGGCGTCGCAACCACCTTCCCCATCCTCCTCaccggccgcctcctcctcggcgtcgGCGTCGGCCTGTGCATCCACGCTTCGCCGCTCTACATCTCGGAGATGGCGCCCGCTCAGCAGCGTGGGATGCTCAACATCCTGTTCCAGTTCATGATCACCATCGGGATCCTGTCCGCGAGTCTGGCCAACTACTTTACCGCCAAGTTCATCGGCGGCTGGGGCTGGCGCGTCGGGCTGGCCCTCGGCGCCGTCCCGGGCGGCGTCATCGCCCTGGGCTCCCTCGCCATCCCGGACACGCCCATCTCCCTCCTCAGCCGCGGCGAGACCGAGACGGCCCGTGCCGTGCTGTCACAGATCAGGGGCATCGGGCCCGACGACGTGCGGCAGGAGTTCGACGACCTCGTCTCCGCCTGCGAGGAGAGCAAGGCCGTGGTCAACCCGTGGCGTGAGCTCTTCATCGGCGGGAGGTACAAGCCGCAGCTCGTCTTCGCGCTCACCGTGCCCTTCTTCCAACAGCTCACCGGCATCAACGTCATCATGTTCTACGCGCCGGTGCTGTTCAAGACGATGGGGTTCCGGCAGGACGCGTCCATCGTGTCCTCCGTCATCACGGGACTCGTCAACGTGTTCTCCACCTTCGTCGCCCTCTGTACCGCCGACAAGGTGGGCCGGCGTGCCCTGTTCCTGCAGGGCGGCACCCAGATGATCATCTCCCAGATCCTGGTGGGCACCTTCATCGGGCTCCAGTTCGGCCTCAGCGGGACGGGGGCCATCTCGGAGCAATACGCCATGTGCATCGTGCTCTTCATTTGCGTGTACGTGGCCGGCTTCGCGTGGTCGTGGGGGCCGATGGGGTGGCTCATCCCCAGCGAGGTGTACCCGCTGGGGGTGCGGTCGCAGGCGCAGAGCATCACGGTGGCCGTCAACATGTGCTTCACGGCCTTCATCGGCCAGATCTTCCTGACGCTGCTGTGCCACCTGAGGTTcggcctcttcttcttcttcggcgcctgGTTGCTGCTCATGACGCTCTTcatcgccgtcgtgctgccggagacCAAGTGCGTGCCGCTCGAGGAGGTGTCGCACGTCTGGAGGAAGCACTGGTTCTGGAGGAAGTACATCGTCGACAGCAGCGCCGACGCGCGCGGCGCCGAGATGAGGAAGAGGATAGCGCTAGAGATGAGCTGA